Within the Dechloromonas denitrificans genome, the region AGAGCGGGTGCAGATCGCCACCTACTACGCCAGTACCACCGTTCCGCCGTCGCGTGCCGACGCGGCGCAGGCGGCGCGCGGCAAGGAGCTGTTCGCCAAGCTGTGCGTCCGCTGCCACGGCGAGCAGGCGCGCGGCAACGAACTCTACCCGCGCCTGGCCGGACAGAAACTGCCCTACCTGCAAACCTCGATTACCCGCTATCGCGATGGCACGGGGATCCGCAACAACCAGTTGATGAGCATCGCCACCGCGACGCTGAAGAACGAAGACATCCTCGCCGTGGCCAATTACCTGACGCAACTGCGCTGATCGACGATCTGACCGGCCGGTCAGATTGTTGATGCACATCATGGTGGTGGGGTTTACCCGACGGCTATCCTCCGGGCTTGCAAAAAGCCATAGGCGGAGGCAAATTGAAGGCCGTTCTCAGTGTTCTGCTCGTATTTTTCCTGGGTATAGTCGCTAACGACGCGCTGGCCCAGATCAGCGACATCAATTCGGCCATCAACAAGGCCGGGCGACAGCGAATGCTGTCGCAGCGCATGGCCAAGGCCTATTTTCAGATCGGCCAACAGATCGAGGTGGAGCGCAGCAAGCGCGTCATGGATGCGTCGATTGCCGCCTTCGACCGCCAGCTGGTCGAGTTGAAGAATTACGCGCCGACGCCGGAAATCAAGGATACCTACCTGAAGCTGGAAAAGTCATGGCTGGCTTACAAGGATCTGCTGCTCGGTGCCGCTCCCTCGCCGCAAAATGGCCGCAAGGTGCTGGCGATTTCCGAGGAGGTGCTGGCGCTGGCCCAGCAGGGAACCGTTCAACTGGAAAAGCGTTCCGGCTCGCTGGCCGGTCAACTGGTCAACGTTTCGGGACGCCAGCGCATGCTGTCGCAACGCATCGCCAAGTTCTATCAGGCGGGAGCCTGGGGCGTGGCGGACGACAAGAGTGCCGCCAACCTGGACAAAGCGCGCAAGGAATTTACCGAGGCCCAGCAGGATCTGCTGGCTTCCCAGGCCAATACCGCCCAGATCAAGGATGCGCTGGACCTGGTCAAGCAGCAGTGGTTCTTCTTTGACAGTGCGCTGGGCCAAAGGACGCTGGCCGACAAGCGCGCGCAAACGGCGGTCGCGACAACCAGCGAACGCATTCTGGAAGAGATGGAAGGCGTTGTCGGACTCTACGAAAAGCTGTCAAAGTAAGCGGCACAGCCTGAGGCATCGCGCTTTGCCCGGCCGCGCAAGAGCGAAATCTTCGCTGGCCATCCGGTAGAATGCTTGCCTTTCTCCAATCTTGAATGGGGCTGGCCATGACGCCGCAAAGTAAACCGAATACCGACGACATTCGTATCAGGGAAATCAAGGAACTGGTGCCGCCGGCCCACGTCTTCCGCGAATATCCGGTATCCAATCGGGCGGCGCAAACCACCTACACCGCGCGCCAGGCCATCCACCGCATCCTGCACGGCGCCGACGACCGTCTGCTGGTGGTGATCGGCCCCTGCTCGATCCACGATTACGACTTGGCCATCGACTACGCCAGGAAGCTGGCCAAGGAAGCGGAAAAATACGCCGACGACCTGGTCGTCGTGATGCGCGTCTATTTCGAAAAGCCGCGCACTACGGTCGGCTGGAAGGGGTTGATCAACGATCCGCGCCTCGACAACACCTTCCGCATCAACGAAGGCATTCGCCTGGCTCGCCGCATCCTGCTCGAAATCAACGAACTCGACCTGCCTTGTGCCACCGAGTTCCTCGACACCATCACGCCGCAATACACCGCCGACCTGATCGCCTGGGGCGCCATCGGCGCCCGCACCACCGAATCGCAGGTGCATCGCGAACTGGCTTCCGGCTTGTCCTGCCCGGTCGGTTTCAAGAACGGCACCGACGGCAACATGCGCATCGCCGTCGACGCCATCCGCTCGGCCAATTCGCCGCACCATTTCCTGTCGGTGACCAAGACCGGCCATACCGCCATCGTCTCGACGCTGGGCAACGAGGATTGCCACGTCATCCTGCGCGGCGGCAAGGAGCCGAATTTCGATCCGGCCAGCGTCGACGCCGCCTGCACCGAAATCGCCAAGGCCGGCCTTGCCGCCCGACTGATGATCGACTTCTCGCATGGCAACAGCCGCAAGCAATTCAAGCTGCAGATGGAGGTTAGCGACAGTGTCGCTGCCCAACTGGCGGCCGGTGAAGAGCGCATCGTCGGGGTGATGGTCGAATCGCACCTGGTCGAAGGCCGCCAGGATCTGG harbors:
- a CDS encoding type IV pili methyl-accepting chemotaxis transducer N-terminal domain-containing protein, whose protein sequence is MKAVLSVLLVFFLGIVANDALAQISDINSAINKAGRQRMLSQRMAKAYFQIGQQIEVERSKRVMDASIAAFDRQLVELKNYAPTPEIKDTYLKLEKSWLAYKDLLLGAAPSPQNGRKVLAISEEVLALAQQGTVQLEKRSGSLAGQLVNVSGRQRMLSQRIAKFYQAGAWGVADDKSAANLDKARKEFTEAQQDLLASQANTAQIKDALDLVKQQWFFFDSALGQRTLADKRAQTAVATTSERILEEMEGVVGLYEKLSK
- the aroG gene encoding 3-deoxy-7-phosphoheptulonate synthase AroG — translated: MTPQSKPNTDDIRIREIKELVPPAHVFREYPVSNRAAQTTYTARQAIHRILHGADDRLLVVIGPCSIHDYDLAIDYARKLAKEAEKYADDLVVVMRVYFEKPRTTVGWKGLINDPRLDNTFRINEGIRLARRILLEINELDLPCATEFLDTITPQYTADLIAWGAIGARTTESQVHRELASGLSCPVGFKNGTDGNMRIAVDAIRSANSPHHFLSVTKTGHTAIVSTLGNEDCHVILRGGKEPNFDPASVDAACTEIAKAGLAARLMIDFSHGNSRKQFKLQMEVSDSVAAQLAAGEERIVGVMVESHLVEGRQDLAPEKELTYGQSITDACINWDDSVKVLEQLAAAVRARRLAEAAE